The Coffea eugenioides isolate CCC68of chromosome 8, Ceug_1.0, whole genome shotgun sequence genome has a segment encoding these proteins:
- the LOC113779775 gene encoding psbP domain-containing protein 5, chloroplastic isoform X1 yields MVAVLPSPLLTSNHHFLLPSLPFYRNQSGIFSRQRKYKLDGKIMASSSCSSNPTSQNGIFCRRNLMLIGFSTSLSLILPFSTGCDAEEEVKMAHLIDDINAYSYSYPLGLPSKKLAFKWVESRKPERYSSAAPLSPDARLRIVSERVDFIDNLVISVSIGPPNAQILKSNETSAWSAKDVADSVLADKSSLRVTSTQRLAESSVLDAHSSEVDGVPYWYYEYIVRKSPTKIALEPNLFRHYVASTAERDGYLYSLSASTLSKQWNDMGPLLQKTVASFRLLPPTENYVPPFKDPWRFW; encoded by the exons ATGGTGGCAGTTCTTCCCTCTCCGCTGCTAACGTCCAAccatcattttcttcttccatcTCTACCTTTCTACAG aAATCAAAGTGGGATTTTTTCAAGGCAAAGGAAATACAAGTTAGATGGCAAAATCATGGCATCTTCCAGTTGTTCTTCAAATCCCACTTCGCAAAATGGGATTTTTTGCAGGAGGAACTTGATGCTCATTGGCTTTTCTACTTCACTTTCTCTTATTCTTCCCTTTTCAA CAGGCTGTGATGCTGAGGAAGAGGTTAAAATGGCTCATCTAATTGACGACATAAATGCTTATTCTTATTCGTATCCTCTCGGACTTCCATCCAAAAAGTTGGCCTTCAAATG GGTGGAATCCAGAAAACCAGAGCGTTATTCATCAGCTGCACCATTGTCGC CTGATGCACGACTCCGCATTGTCTCTGAGAGGGTGGATTTCATTGATAACCTTGTAATTTCTGTCTCG ATAGGTCCTCCAAATGCACAGATTTTGAAGTCAAATGAAACAAGCGCATGGAGTGCCAAAGATGTCGCTGATTCCGTATTAGCTGATAAATCATCTTTG AGGGTCACTTCTACTCAGAGATTGGCTGAAAGTTCTGTCCTTGACGCACATTCATCAGAG GTTGATGGTGTACCATATTGGTATTATGAGTACATTGTAAGGAAATCGCCAACAAAAATT GCACTAGAACCAAATCTTTTCAGGCATTATGTCGCATCAACTGCTGAACGAGATG GCTATTTATATTCTCTGAGTGCTTCAACACTCAGCAAGCAATGGAATGAT ATGGGACCCCTCTTGCAGAAAACTGTGGCATCTTTCCGTCTTCTACCTCCTACAGAAAACTATGTTCCTCCATTCAAGGATCCTTGGAGATTTTGGTGA
- the LOC113779775 gene encoding psbP domain-containing protein 5, chloroplastic isoform X2: protein MVAVLPSPLLTSNHHFLLPSLPFYRNQSGIFSRQRKYKLDGKIMASSSCSSNPTSQNGIFCRRNLMLIGFSTSLSLILPFSSCDAEEEVKMAHLIDDINAYSYSYPLGLPSKKLAFKWVESRKPERYSSAAPLSPDARLRIVSERVDFIDNLVISVSIGPPNAQILKSNETSAWSAKDVADSVLADKSSLRVTSTQRLAESSVLDAHSSEVDGVPYWYYEYIVRKSPTKIALEPNLFRHYVASTAERDGYLYSLSASTLSKQWNDMGPLLQKTVASFRLLPPTENYVPPFKDPWRFW, encoded by the exons ATGGTGGCAGTTCTTCCCTCTCCGCTGCTAACGTCCAAccatcattttcttcttccatcTCTACCTTTCTACAG aAATCAAAGTGGGATTTTTTCAAGGCAAAGGAAATACAAGTTAGATGGCAAAATCATGGCATCTTCCAGTTGTTCTTCAAATCCCACTTCGCAAAATGGGATTTTTTGCAGGAGGAACTTGATGCTCATTGGCTTTTCTACTTCACTTTCTCTTATTCTTCCCTTTTCAA GCTGTGATGCTGAGGAAGAGGTTAAAATGGCTCATCTAATTGACGACATAAATGCTTATTCTTATTCGTATCCTCTCGGACTTCCATCCAAAAAGTTGGCCTTCAAATG GGTGGAATCCAGAAAACCAGAGCGTTATTCATCAGCTGCACCATTGTCGC CTGATGCACGACTCCGCATTGTCTCTGAGAGGGTGGATTTCATTGATAACCTTGTAATTTCTGTCTCG ATAGGTCCTCCAAATGCACAGATTTTGAAGTCAAATGAAACAAGCGCATGGAGTGCCAAAGATGTCGCTGATTCCGTATTAGCTGATAAATCATCTTTG AGGGTCACTTCTACTCAGAGATTGGCTGAAAGTTCTGTCCTTGACGCACATTCATCAGAG GTTGATGGTGTACCATATTGGTATTATGAGTACATTGTAAGGAAATCGCCAACAAAAATT GCACTAGAACCAAATCTTTTCAGGCATTATGTCGCATCAACTGCTGAACGAGATG GCTATTTATATTCTCTGAGTGCTTCAACACTCAGCAAGCAATGGAATGAT ATGGGACCCCTCTTGCAGAAAACTGTGGCATCTTTCCGTCTTCTACCTCCTACAGAAAACTATGTTCCTCCATTCAAGGATCCTTGGAGATTTTGGTGA